In Curtobacterium sp. TC1, the following proteins share a genomic window:
- the dxs gene encoding 1-deoxy-D-xylulose-5-phosphate synthase, producing the protein MSLLSSITSPRDLKRLSDAQMTDLAAEIRRFLVAEVAKTGGHLGPNLGVVELTLAMHRVFDSPNDPFVFDTGHQSYVHKLVTGRQDFSKLRERGGIAGYPQRSESEHDIVESSHASSSLSWADGISRAFGQTGQTDRTVVAVVGDGALTGGMTWEALNNISDDNDRRLVIVVNDNGRSYAPTIGGMARFLSSMRTRREYRALYETSRAVADRFGAPGRAVYRGMRGGLHGFLSRFTNNEALYSNLDIKYIGPVNGHDQRAMEAALRQAKAYGAPTIVHAITEKGHGFEPALRDQADQFHAVGHIDPETGESLDAASGPSWTSVFASALASAGDSDPRIVAITAAMLRPTGLHLFQEQHPDRVYDVGIAEQHAVTTAAGLAYGGLHPVVALYATFLNRAFDQVLMDVALHKAGVTFVLDRAGITGPDGPSHHGMWDLALLQVVPGIRIAAPRDAATLREEFREAIAVDDAPTVLRWSKGQVGPDIPAVRRLPDGVDVLHAAADGVDDVLFVAVGSMVPTALEAAGLLEAQGIGVTVVDPRWVVPIPSSLIELSRTHRLVITIEDGVRVGGVGTRLRQDLRAAGVDTGVNELGLPDEFIDHATRSQILADVGLTAQAIARDVIDQVVGTKLPQAKPVRSRESADR; encoded by the coding sequence GTGAGCCTGCTCAGCAGCATCACGTCGCCGCGCGACCTGAAGCGTCTCTCCGACGCGCAGATGACCGACCTCGCCGCCGAGATCCGCCGGTTCCTGGTGGCCGAGGTCGCGAAGACCGGCGGGCACCTCGGACCGAACCTCGGCGTCGTCGAGCTGACGCTCGCGATGCACCGGGTCTTCGACTCGCCGAACGACCCGTTCGTGTTCGACACCGGCCACCAGTCGTACGTGCACAAGCTCGTCACCGGGCGGCAGGACTTCTCGAAGCTGCGCGAGCGGGGCGGCATCGCCGGCTACCCGCAGCGGAGCGAGTCGGAGCACGACATCGTCGAGTCCTCGCACGCGTCGTCGTCGCTGTCCTGGGCCGACGGGATCTCCCGTGCCTTCGGGCAGACCGGCCAGACCGACCGCACCGTCGTCGCGGTCGTCGGTGACGGTGCCCTCACCGGCGGGATGACGTGGGAGGCGCTCAACAACATCTCGGACGACAACGACCGCCGGCTGGTCATCGTGGTCAACGACAACGGCCGGTCCTACGCCCCGACGATCGGTGGCATGGCGCGGTTCCTCAGCTCGATGCGGACGCGGCGCGAGTACCGGGCGCTGTACGAGACCTCGCGGGCGGTGGCGGACCGGTTCGGTGCCCCCGGACGTGCGGTCTACCGGGGGATGCGCGGGGGCCTGCACGGGTTCCTGTCGCGGTTCACGAACAACGAGGCGCTGTACTCGAACCTCGACATCAAGTACATCGGCCCGGTCAACGGCCACGATCAACGTGCGATGGAAGCGGCGCTCCGCCAGGCGAAGGCCTACGGTGCTCCGACGATCGTGCACGCGATCACCGAGAAGGGGCACGGGTTCGAACCCGCCCTGCGCGACCAGGCCGACCAGTTCCACGCCGTCGGACACATCGACCCGGAAACGGGGGAGTCGCTCGACGCCGCGTCGGGGCCGTCGTGGACCTCGGTGTTCGCATCGGCGCTGGCGTCGGCCGGTGACTCCGACCCCCGGATCGTCGCGATCACGGCGGCGATGCTCCGGCCGACCGGGCTGCACCTGTTCCAGGAGCAGCACCCCGACCGCGTGTACGACGTCGGCATCGCCGAGCAGCACGCCGTCACCACGGCAGCTGGTCTGGCCTACGGCGGCCTGCACCCGGTCGTGGCGCTCTACGCGACGTTCCTGAACCGTGCGTTCGACCAGGTGCTGATGGACGTCGCCCTGCACAAGGCCGGCGTGACCTTCGTGCTCGACCGCGCCGGGATCACCGGGCCGGACGGCCCCTCGCACCACGGCATGTGGGACCTTGCACTGCTGCAGGTCGTGCCGGGGATCCGGATCGCGGCTCCGCGCGACGCCGCGACCCTGCGTGAGGAGTTTCGCGAGGCGATCGCCGTCGACGACGCCCCCACCGTGCTGCGCTGGTCGAAGGGGCAGGTCGGGCCGGACATCCCCGCGGTCCGTCGTCTCCCCGACGGTGTGGACGTGCTGCACGCCGCCGCGGACGGCGTCGACGACGTGCTCTTCGTGGCCGTCGGCTCGATGGTGCCGACCGCACTCGAGGCCGCCGGGCTGCTCGAGGCGCAGGGCATCGGCGTCACCGTCGTCGACCCGCGCTGGGTGGTGCCGATCCCGTCGTCGCTCATCGAGCTGTCGAGGACGCACCGCCTGGTCATCACGATCGAGGACGGCGTGCGGGTCGGCGGCGTCGGCACACGACTGCGGCAGGACCTGCGGGCCGCCGGGGTCGACACCGGCGTGAACGAGTTGGGCCTGCCGGACGAGTTCATCGACCACGCGACCCGGTCGCAGATCCTCGCCGACGTCGGGTTGACGGCGCAGGCGATCGCCCGCGACGTCATCGACCAGGTCGTCGGGACGAAGTTGCCGCAGGCGAAGCCCGTGCGATCGCGGGAGTCCGCGGACCGCTAG
- a CDS encoding DUF4193 domain-containing protein codes for MATDYDAPRKTDDNSDSESIEALKERVPDKMSGVVDDDSDNPGSFELAGQDLSDVDLDVVVLPPQVDEFTCVECFLVKHRSQLDHESKLGPVCAECAAL; via the coding sequence ATGGCCACCGATTACGACGCCCCCCGGAAGACCGATGACAACTCCGATTCGGAGTCGATCGAGGCCCTCAAGGAGCGCGTTCCCGACAAGATGTCGGGGGTCGTCGACGATGATTCGGACAACCCCGGCAGCTTCGAACTCGCCGGGCAGGACCTGAGCGACGTCGACCTCGACGTCGTGGTGCTGCCCCCGCAGGTCGATGAGTTCACCTGCGTCGAGTGCTTCCTCGTGAAGCACCGCTCCCAGCTCGACCACGAGTCGAAGCTCGGGCCGGTCTGCGCGGAATGCGCAGCGCTCTAG
- the dut gene encoding dUTP diphosphatase has protein sequence MTEPVDVLWTGENRPGHAHPGDAGADLVSAESFVLQPGERHLVATGLRIALPEGYAAFVVPRSGLAAKHGISIVNSPGTVDSGYRGEIKVALLNTDRSEPYEVHVGDRIAQLIVMPVPRVTYTHVEELPDSVRGQGGFGSSGYGDRSGAVTGAADDVQEGTHA, from the coding sequence GTGACCGAACCAGTCGACGTCCTCTGGACCGGGGAGAACCGCCCCGGACACGCCCACCCCGGCGACGCGGGTGCCGACCTCGTCTCGGCCGAGTCGTTCGTGCTGCAGCCGGGCGAGCGACACCTCGTAGCCACGGGGCTGCGGATCGCGCTCCCCGAGGGGTACGCCGCGTTCGTGGTCCCGCGCAGCGGCCTCGCCGCGAAGCACGGCATCAGCATCGTCAACAGCCCGGGCACGGTCGACTCCGGGTACCGCGGCGAGATCAAGGTCGCACTGCTCAACACCGACCGGTCCGAGCCGTACGAGGTGCACGTCGGTGACCGGATCGCACAGCTGATCGTGATGCCCGTCCCGCGGGTGACGTACACGCACGTCGAGGAGCTGCCCGACAGCGTCCGGGGCCAGGGTGGCTTCGGCTCGTCGGGCTACGGTGACCGGAGCGGCGCCGTGACCGGTGCCGCCGACGATGTTCAGGAAGGAACGCACGCATGA
- a CDS encoding DUF3159 domain-containing protein has translation MPEHDDTPRPETAGSEPVAPSFSSQFRDAVQNAGIARVAPGEAPSGRALLGAVGGIRGLAESVLPGFAFLVVYAITKELVPSVVIPVVVGLVFVALRLAQRQSLTMSFAGILGVAVSAGLALITGRAESNFIPGIVINSVWLVGLLVSLAVRWPLIGLVVGFLLPANEDGSHVDWRADPVKRRVLTVATWIWVGLFALRLAVEVPLYLTAQVELLAGLKLILGVPLYAAVLWVTWLLVRTVFVRGDDAATV, from the coding sequence GTGCCGGAACACGACGACACCCCACGACCCGAGACGGCCGGGTCCGAGCCCGTCGCGCCGTCGTTCTCCTCCCAGTTCCGCGACGCGGTGCAGAACGCCGGCATCGCCCGGGTCGCTCCCGGCGAGGCACCGTCCGGCCGTGCGCTGCTCGGTGCGGTCGGCGGGATCCGTGGGCTGGCCGAGTCGGTGCTGCCCGGGTTCGCGTTCCTGGTCGTCTACGCGATCACGAAGGAGCTCGTGCCGAGCGTCGTGATCCCCGTGGTGGTCGGTCTGGTGTTCGTCGCACTGCGCCTGGCGCAGCGGCAGTCGCTGACGATGTCCTTCGCCGGCATCCTCGGCGTCGCGGTGTCGGCCGGGCTCGCGCTCATCACGGGGCGTGCCGAGAGCAACTTCATCCCGGGGATCGTCATCAACTCGGTGTGGCTGGTCGGCCTCCTGGTCTCGTTGGCCGTGCGGTGGCCGCTCATCGGTCTGGTCGTCGGGTTCCTGCTGCCGGCGAACGAGGACGGCTCGCACGTCGACTGGCGCGCCGACCCGGTCAAGCGCCGCGTGCTCACGGTCGCCACCTGGATCTGGGTCGGGCTGTTCGCGCTCCGCCTGGCCGTCGAGGTGCCGCTGTACCTCACCGCCCAGGTCGAGCTGCTGGCGGGCCTCAAGCTCATCCTCGGCGTGCCGCTCTACGCCGCCGTGCTCTGGGTCACGTGGCTGCTGGTCCGGACCGTGTTCGTGCGAGGGGACGACGCCGCCACGGTGTAG
- the sepH gene encoding septation protein SepH, with product MQDVRVIGVEAGALLLATDGGTEFRLPVTSSLPGQVRQANPDAGPQKRVSPKDVQARIRGGADAADVAAALDVDVEYVRRFEGPVLAERAFVLDASHRVPVTPLDDEAPDTFGAAITAKLEAGEATAISWGSWKHPESGWQVRVRYTAAEVEHDAQWRFDPKTSTLVPDNGDAHRLSHTDDEGIAPRLRAVEYEQQDDDGTRFDSGAFRVEEEDEAVTNPDVPDRAPLRAPLPRIGQAAVEERAPGNETADLLEALRRRRGEREAASFGEQRDEPARGTSISVVDIPLQGFEDQPVSDTAPSSADARPASAPEAEGRAERKKRNRRSMPSWDEIVFGTRPEDPA from the coding sequence ATGCAAGACGTGAGAGTCATCGGAGTCGAGGCAGGCGCACTCCTCCTGGCGACCGACGGCGGTACCGAGTTCCGGTTGCCCGTCACGTCCTCGCTGCCGGGGCAGGTCCGTCAGGCCAACCCCGACGCCGGGCCGCAGAAGCGGGTCTCGCCGAAGGACGTCCAGGCACGCATCCGCGGTGGTGCCGACGCCGCCGACGTCGCCGCCGCGCTCGACGTCGACGTCGAGTACGTCCGACGCTTCGAGGGTCCGGTGCTGGCCGAGCGCGCGTTCGTGCTCGACGCCTCGCACCGCGTCCCGGTGACCCCGTTGGACGACGAGGCCCCGGACACCTTCGGCGCGGCGATCACCGCGAAGCTCGAGGCCGGCGAGGCCACCGCGATCAGCTGGGGCTCGTGGAAGCACCCGGAGAGCGGCTGGCAGGTCCGGGTCCGCTACACCGCGGCCGAGGTCGAGCACGACGCCCAGTGGCGCTTCGACCCGAAGACCTCGACCCTCGTGCCGGACAACGGCGACGCGCACCGGCTCTCGCACACCGACGACGAGGGCATCGCGCCCCGCCTGCGCGCCGTGGAGTACGAGCAGCAGGACGACGACGGCACCCGCTTCGACTCCGGCGCCTTCCGCGTCGAGGAAGAGGACGAGGCCGTCACGAACCCCGACGTCCCCGACCGCGCGCCGCTCCGTGCACCGCTGCCCCGCATCGGACAGGCGGCCGTCGAGGAGCGCGCACCCGGCAACGAGACCGCCGACCTGCTCGAGGCCCTCCGCCGACGCCGGGGCGAGCGCGAAGCCGCCTCGTTCGGCGAGCAGCGCGACGAGCCCGCCCGCGGCACGTCGATCAGCGTCGTCGACATCCCGTTGCAGGGTTTCGAGGACCAGCCCGTGAGCGACACCGCCCCGTCGTCGGCCGACGCCCGCCCGGCATCGGCACCCGAGGCCGAGGGACGTGCCGAGCGCAAGAAGCGCAACCGCCGGTCGATGCCGAGCTGGGACGAGATCGTCTTCGGCACCCGCCCGGAGGACCCGGCCTGA
- a CDS encoding DUF3093 domain-containing protein, with translation MTLYRERLWAPPALYLATALVIPATLLVFLPISVLAGVLVAIGMELGVLVLLWALAPTIEVTDSEFRAGKAHLPRALVGSVEAFEGAEATTQRGPKLDARAWTLFRGYVRGVVKVEVRDDADPTPYWLVSVRQPTKVVEALRS, from the coding sequence GTGACCCTGTACCGCGAACGACTCTGGGCCCCGCCCGCCCTGTACCTGGCGACGGCGCTCGTCATCCCCGCCACCCTGCTCGTGTTCCTGCCCATCAGCGTGCTCGCCGGTGTGCTCGTGGCGATCGGCATGGAGCTCGGCGTCCTCGTGCTCCTGTGGGCACTCGCACCCACCATCGAGGTCACGGACAGCGAGTTCCGCGCCGGCAAGGCGCACCTCCCCCGCGCACTCGTCGGCAGCGTCGAGGCGTTCGAGGGCGCCGAGGCGACCACGCAGCGCGGCCCGAAGCTCGACGCACGAGCGTGGACGCTCTTCCGCGGCTACGTGCGCGGGGTCGTCAAGGTCGAGGTCCGCGACGACGCCGACCCGACGCCCTACTGGCTGGTCAGCGTCCGGCAGCCCACCAAGGTGGTCGAGGCGCTCCGGTCCTGA
- the acnA gene encoding aconitate hydratase AcnA produces MAAVNSFGSKDTLSVGGVDYAIHRIDTVPGHEKLPYSLKVLLENLLRTEDGKNVTEAQIRALGSWRPDADPDTEIQFSPARVVMQDFTGVPCIVDLATMREAMADIGGDPNKINPLSPAEMVIDHSVIADLFGSTDALQRNTDLEYERNGERYQFLRWGQTAFEDFKVVPPGTGIVHQVNIEYLAKVTYTRDFDGEMYAYPDTLVGTDSHTTMVNGLGVLGWGVGGIEAEAAMLGQPVSMLIPKVVGFKLSGEIPAGVTATDVVLTITQELRKHGVVGKFVEFYGEGVSAVPLANRATIGNMSPEFGSTAAIFPVDDVTLDYLRLTGRDEAQIALVEAYSKAQGLWHDASVEPNYSEYMELDLSTVVPSISGPKRPQDRIELTNAKSQFEVDLNNYTTPSEQTDLDDAVEETFPASDPIAAGSTNEDTDLHEHVHVSSAPSTASAPTKVAMDGADPFTIDHGAVAIAAITSCTNTSNPSVMMAAGILARNAAAKGLTSKPWVKTTLAPGSKVVTDYYEKAGLTTYLEQLGFYTVGYGCTTCIGNSGPLPDEISQAVQDNDLAVTAVLSGNRNFEGRINPDVKMNYLASPPLVIAYALAGSMHFDFDKDALGQDQDGNDVYLQDIWPDAAEVQQVIDESIDTAMFTHEYGSVFEGDDRWKNLPTPTGDTFEWDQESTYVRKPPYFEGMTMQPDAVSDISGARVLAKLGDSVTTDHISPAGSIKADSPAGKYLAEHGVDRKDFNSYGSRRGNHEVMIRGTFANIRLRNQLLDGVEGGYTRDFTTADGEQSFIYDASQHYQEQGIPLVIFGGKEYGSGSSRDWAAKGTNLLGVRAVITESFERIHRSNLIGMGVVPLQFPAGETVESLGLDGTEVVSISGLTELNEGRTPKTVHVTAMPSEHSPAGKQPVEFDAVVRIDTPGEADYYRNGGILQYVLRSLV; encoded by the coding sequence GTGGCTGCAGTCAATAGCTTCGGCTCGAAGGACACACTGTCGGTTGGGGGTGTCGACTACGCGATCCACCGGATCGACACGGTGCCCGGGCACGAGAAGCTCCCGTACAGCCTCAAGGTGCTGCTCGAGAACCTCCTCCGCACCGAGGACGGCAAGAACGTCACCGAGGCGCAGATCCGCGCGCTCGGCTCCTGGCGCCCCGACGCCGACCCGGACACCGAGATCCAGTTCTCGCCGGCGCGCGTCGTGATGCAGGACTTCACGGGTGTGCCGTGCATCGTCGACCTCGCCACCATGCGCGAGGCCATGGCGGACATCGGCGGCGACCCGAACAAGATCAACCCGCTGTCCCCGGCCGAGATGGTCATCGACCACTCGGTCATCGCCGACCTCTTCGGCAGCACGGACGCACTCCAGCGCAACACCGACCTCGAGTACGAGCGGAACGGTGAGCGCTACCAGTTCCTCCGCTGGGGCCAGACCGCGTTCGAGGACTTCAAGGTCGTCCCGCCGGGCACCGGCATCGTGCACCAGGTGAACATCGAGTACCTGGCGAAGGTCACCTACACGCGGGACTTCGACGGTGAGATGTACGCCTACCCGGACACCCTCGTCGGTACCGACTCGCACACCACGATGGTGAACGGGCTCGGCGTGCTCGGCTGGGGCGTCGGCGGCATCGAGGCCGAGGCCGCGATGCTCGGCCAGCCCGTGTCGATGCTCATCCCGAAGGTGGTCGGCTTCAAGCTCTCCGGCGAGATCCCGGCCGGCGTGACCGCGACCGACGTGGTGCTCACCATCACGCAGGAGCTCCGCAAGCACGGCGTCGTCGGCAAGTTCGTCGAGTTCTACGGCGAGGGCGTCAGCGCCGTCCCGCTCGCGAACCGCGCCACCATCGGCAACATGTCGCCCGAGTTCGGTTCGACGGCGGCGATCTTCCCGGTCGACGACGTCACACTCGACTACCTGCGCCTGACCGGTCGCGACGAGGCGCAGATCGCCCTGGTCGAGGCGTACTCCAAGGCCCAGGGTCTCTGGCACGACGCCTCGGTGGAGCCGAACTACTCCGAGTACATGGAGCTCGACCTCTCCACGGTCGTGCCGTCGATCTCCGGTCCGAAGCGTCCCCAGGACCGCATCGAGCTGACGAACGCGAAGAGCCAGTTCGAGGTCGACCTGAACAACTACACGACCCCGAGCGAGCAGACCGACCTCGACGACGCGGTGGAGGAGACCTTCCCGGCCTCCGACCCGATCGCCGCGGGCTCCACCAACGAGGACACCGACCTGCACGAGCACGTCCACGTGTCGAGCGCCCCGTCGACGGCCTCGGCCCCGACGAAGGTCGCGATGGACGGGGCCGACCCGTTCACGATCGACCACGGCGCCGTCGCGATCGCCGCGATCACGTCGTGCACGAACACGTCGAACCCGTCCGTCATGATGGCGGCCGGCATCCTCGCGCGGAACGCCGCCGCCAAGGGCCTCACCTCGAAGCCCTGGGTCAAGACGACGCTCGCGCCCGGTTCCAAGGTCGTCACCGACTACTACGAGAAGGCCGGTCTCACGACCTACCTCGAGCAGCTCGGCTTCTACACGGTGGGCTACGGCTGCACCACCTGCATCGGCAACTCGGGCCCGCTGCCGGACGAGATCTCGCAGGCCGTGCAGGACAACGACCTCGCCGTCACCGCGGTGCTCTCCGGGAACCGCAACTTCGAGGGTCGGATCAACCCCGACGTCAAGATGAACTACCTGGCGTCCCCGCCGCTGGTCATCGCCTACGCCCTCGCCGGGTCGATGCACTTCGACTTCGACAAGGACGCCCTCGGGCAGGACCAGGACGGCAACGACGTCTACCTGCAGGACATCTGGCCCGACGCGGCCGAGGTGCAGCAGGTCATCGACGAGTCGATCGACACCGCGATGTTCACCCACGAGTACGGCTCCGTGTTCGAGGGCGACGACCGCTGGAAGAACCTGCCGACCCCCACGGGCGACACCTTCGAGTGGGACCAGGAGTCGACCTACGTGCGGAAGCCCCCGTACTTCGAGGGCATGACCATGCAGCCCGACGCGGTGTCGGACATCTCCGGCGCCCGCGTGCTGGCGAAGCTCGGCGACTCGGTCACGACCGACCACATCTCGCCCGCCGGTTCGATCAAGGCGGACAGCCCGGCCGGCAAGTACCTGGCGGAGCACGGCGTGGACCGCAAGGACTTCAACTCCTACGGTTCCCGTCGTGGCAACCACGAGGTGATGATCCGCGGCACGTTCGCGAACATCCGTCTGCGCAACCAGCTGCTGGACGGTGTCGAGGGCGGCTACACCCGTGACTTCACCACCGCCGACGGCGAGCAGTCGTTCATCTACGACGCCTCGCAGCACTACCAGGAGCAGGGCATCCCGCTCGTCATCTTCGGTGGCAAGGAGTACGGCTCGGGCTCGTCGCGCGACTGGGCGGCCAAGGGCACGAACCTGCTCGGCGTCCGCGCCGTCATCACCGAGAGCTTCGAGCGGATCCACCGCTCGAACCTGATCGGCATGGGTGTGGTCCCGCTGCAGTTCCCGGCGGGTGAGACGGTCGAGTCCCTCGGACTCGACGGCACCGAGGTCGTCTCGATCTCCGGCCTGACCGAGCTGAACGAGGGTCGCACCCCGAAGACCGTGCACGTCACCGCGATGCCGAGCGAGCACTCGCCCGCCGGCAAGCAGCCGGTCGAGTTCGACGCGGTCGTCCGCATCGACACCCCGGGTGAGGCCGACTACTACCGCAACGGCGGCATCCTGCAGTACGTGCTCCGCTCGCTCGTCTGA
- a CDS encoding DUF3710 domain-containing protein has translation MKFGRRKRDEGEVAEVEVAEAVADEVEIADTSPEVDIATDADADLDEVDAVAPTDKSAPEDRAENGPHDETEANLVRPYVDLGGVKVLPREGLHLRLEVEEGSQRVVAVGLDYDDSTLQVQPFAAPRSTGLWHEIRAQIAEQIERQGGVVTEVDGPFGPELRASVPVAVDGDGGAAGVRPARFVGVDGPRWFLRGVIAGKAAEQPDDASEIEELFRSVVVVRGTTPMPPRDLIPLHMPKSTQTAI, from the coding sequence ATGAAGTTCGGTCGACGCAAGCGTGACGAGGGCGAGGTGGCCGAGGTCGAGGTGGCCGAGGCCGTCGCCGACGAGGTCGAGATCGCGGACACGTCTCCCGAGGTCGACATCGCGACGGACGCCGACGCGGACCTCGACGAGGTCGACGCGGTGGCCCCCACGGACAAGTCCGCGCCCGAGGACCGCGCCGAGAACGGCCCGCACGACGAGACCGAGGCGAACCTGGTCCGCCCGTACGTCGACCTGGGTGGCGTGAAGGTCCTGCCGCGCGAGGGGCTGCACCTGCGCCTCGAGGTGGAGGAGGGCTCGCAGCGCGTCGTCGCGGTCGGGCTCGACTACGACGACTCGACACTCCAGGTCCAGCCGTTCGCCGCACCCCGCTCGACGGGCCTGTGGCACGAGATCCGTGCGCAGATCGCCGAGCAGATCGAGCGCCAGGGCGGTGTCGTGACCGAGGTCGACGGCCCGTTCGGCCCCGAGCTCCGTGCATCCGTGCCCGTCGCGGTCGACGGCGACGGCGGCGCGGCCGGTGTCCGGCCGGCCCGCTTCGTCGGCGTCGACGGTCCCCGCTGGTTCCTGCGCGGCGTGATCGCCGGCAAGGCCGCCGAGCAGCCCGACGACGCGAGCGAGATCGAGGAGCTGTTCCGCAGCGTCGTCGTCGTGCGTGGCACGACGCCGATGCCGCCGCGCGACCTCATCCCGCTGCACATGCCGAAGTCGACGCAGACCGCGATCTGA